In the genome of Qipengyuania seohaensis, one region contains:
- the traW gene encoding type-F conjugative transfer system protein TraW has translation MRSLLPLGALLLAALPASLQARDYGQRGAVFPVIERDLLEQIHTRLEQMEKSGETARLNEKLKRRTIARVNRPDPVAGLIRASASRSWPFDPTITLAADIRGAKGELIHAAGTRVNPLDSVKLRGDLLFFDGDDPAQIAWALRQEANAKLILVKGAPLELMKARQRRFYFDQGGKLTQKFGIKAVPARVRQNGRFLEVSEIALPRRKAQP, from the coding sequence ATGCGCTCCCTCCTTCCGCTCGGCGCGCTTCTCCTCGCCGCGCTCCCGGCCAGCCTGCAGGCGCGAGACTATGGCCAGCGCGGCGCGGTCTTCCCCGTGATCGAGCGCGACCTGCTCGAACAGATCCATACCCGCCTCGAGCAGATGGAAAAATCGGGCGAGACCGCACGGCTCAACGAGAAACTCAAGCGTCGCACGATCGCCCGCGTCAACCGGCCTGATCCGGTTGCCGGCCTGATCCGCGCAAGCGCAAGCCGCAGCTGGCCGTTCGATCCGACGATCACGCTTGCCGCCGATATCCGCGGGGCCAAAGGCGAGCTCATCCATGCCGCCGGAACGCGGGTCAATCCGCTCGACAGCGTCAAACTGCGCGGCGACCTCCTGTTTTTCGACGGCGATGATCCTGCGCAGATCGCCTGGGCACTCAGGCAGGAGGCCAATGCCAAGCTGATCCTCGTGAAAGGCGCACCGCTCGAGCTGATGAAGGCCCGTCAACGCCGCTTCTATTTCGACCAGGGCGGCAAGCTGACGCAAAAATTCGGTATCAAGGCTGTTCCCGCGCGGGTGCGCCAGAACGGGCGCTTCCTCGAAGTCAGCGAGATTGCGCTGCCGCGCCGGAAGGCACAGCCATGA
- the traU gene encoding conjugal transfer pilus assembly protein TraU → MSSFRAFLVMFTAMLSLVFASPASADAGPGKCTGQFVNPITDICWSCLFPISVGGLEIWPSNRPDPDNPDLPVCLCGLRPGIAMGFWEPVRLADVSMKPWCFVNLGGMKLDPGFDIGFRSISGPSAVGGASQYYSSWHVHWYAYPLIYWMEIVADFLCLDPGSIDILYISEIDPLWQDSELTAIINPEAVLFANPLALAACAADCAASTANLPLDEMFWCAGCQGSMYPMNGNVSASIGHVQASRLVLSRFAYKLHRELVSWGTMGSKGLCGKYLMPVMRKQQYRFQATNPNPATKGRFACPPIGASTTFQSPGQVIPAIGEDMGYLVWRKRNCCAL, encoded by the coding sequence ATGAGCAGCTTCCGCGCCTTCCTCGTGATGTTCACGGCGATGCTTTCACTGGTCTTTGCATCACCAGCCTCGGCCGATGCCGGTCCGGGCAAGTGCACCGGGCAGTTCGTCAATCCGATCACCGACATCTGCTGGTCGTGTCTCTTCCCGATCTCGGTCGGCGGTCTCGAAATCTGGCCCAGCAATCGTCCCGATCCCGACAATCCCGATCTGCCCGTCTGCCTGTGCGGGCTTCGCCCTGGCATCGCGATGGGGTTCTGGGAGCCGGTGCGGCTCGCCGATGTCAGCATGAAGCCATGGTGCTTCGTCAATCTCGGCGGGATGAAACTCGATCCCGGCTTCGATATCGGGTTCCGCTCAATCTCGGGTCCTTCGGCGGTGGGCGGCGCCAGCCAGTATTATTCGAGCTGGCATGTCCACTGGTATGCCTATCCGCTGATCTACTGGATGGAGATCGTCGCCGATTTCCTGTGCCTCGATCCCGGTTCGATCGACATCCTCTATATCTCCGAGATCGATCCGCTGTGGCAGGACAGCGAGCTCACCGCGATCATCAACCCTGAAGCGGTGCTCTTCGCCAACCCGCTGGCGCTCGCCGCCTGCGCTGCGGATTGCGCTGCATCGACCGCGAACCTGCCGCTCGACGAAATGTTCTGGTGCGCGGGCTGCCAGGGTTCGATGTACCCGATGAACGGCAATGTCTCGGCCTCGATCGGCCATGTTCAGGCCTCACGGCTCGTGCTCTCGCGCTTTGCCTACAAGCTCCACCGTGAACTGGTCTCGTGGGGTACGATGGGATCGAAGGGCCTGTGCGGCAAGTATCTGATGCCGGTGATGCGCAAGCAGCAATACCGCTTCCAGGCCACCAACCCCAATCCGGCGACCAAGGGCCGCTTTGCCTGCCCACCCATCGGTGCCTCCACCACCTTCCAGTCCCCCGGACAGGTCATCCCCGCGATCGGCGAAGACATGGGATACCTCGTCTGGCGCAAGAGGAATTGCTGCGCGCTATGA